A single region of the Brassica rapa cultivar Chiifu-401-42 chromosome A03, CAAS_Brap_v3.01, whole genome shotgun sequence genome encodes:
- the LOC103860999 gene encoding CLAVATA3/ESR (CLE)-related protein 2: MTKLSISFCFVLFLLLASVVTGSRPLEKTPVGVRVRELSTSSEATTSTVADGQATGGSGSQEKSPERLSPGGSDPQHH, translated from the coding sequence atGACTAAGTTAAGCATCTCGTTTTGCTTCGTCTTGTTTCTTCTGCTAGCCTCAGTTGTCACCGGAAGCCGCCCTCTTGAGAAGACTCCCGTCGGGGTAAGGGTAAGAGAGTTAAGCACATCTAGTGAGGCGACCACCTCGACTGTAGCAGATGGTCAAGCTACAGGGGGCAGTGGCAGCCAGGAAAAATCTCCGGAGAGGTTAAGCCCAGGAGGATCCGACCCGCAGCATCATTAG
- the LOC103860997 gene encoding CLAVATA3/ESR (CLE)-related protein 2 — MAKLSFSLCFLLFLLLASVATGSRPLERTPVVVKVRELSTSIECTSPTVADGQASGGSGSQVKTPERLSPGGSDPEHH; from the coding sequence ATGGCTAAGTTAAGCTTCTCCTTATGCTTCTTGTTGTTTCTTCTGCTAGCCTCAGTTGCCACCGGAAGCCGCCCTCTTGAGCGGACTCCAGTCGTGGTGAAGGTGAGAGAGTTAAGCACTTCTATTGAGTGTACAAGCCCAACTGTAGCAGATGGTCAAGCTTCAGGGGGCAGTGGCAGTCAGGTAAAAACTCCGGAACGTTTAAGCCCAGGAGGATCGGACCCGGAACATCATTAG
- the LOC103861000 gene encoding pentatricopeptide repeat-containing protein At4g18520, chloroplastic, whose translation MFSLTLIQPHLRIPEIPATRTLKSSTLPPLITDSRPKRDEQRNRRSSGFRLFSRKRSTFDMGFSDNFGLELPGENASYDSSRVDYALLAEWLQASNGMRLIKRIHAMALKCFDDQVIYFGNNLISACVRLGDLVYARKVFDSMPERNTVTWTAMIDGYLKYGLEDEAFSLFEDYVKHGIRYTNGRMFVCLLNLCSRRPEFELGRQVHGSMVKVRVENLIVESSLVYFYAQCGELTSALRAFDMMEEKDVISWTAVISACSRKGHGNKAIVMFIGMLEHGFLPNEFTVCSILKACSEEKALRFGRQVHSLVVKKMIKKDVFVGTSLMDMYAKCGEISDCRKVFDGMSNRNTVTWTSIIAAHAREGFGEDAISLFRVMKRRHLIANNLTVVSILRACGSVGALLLGKELHAQIIKNSIEKNVYIGSTLVWLYCKCGESRDAFNVLQQLPSRDVVSWTAMISGCSSLGHEAEALDFLKEMIQDGVEPNPFTYSSALKACANSEALLIGRSIHSIAEKNHALSNVFVGSALIHMYAKCGFVSEAFRVFDSMPEKNLVSWKAMIMGYARNGFCREALKLMYRMEAEGFEVDDYIFATILSTCGDIELDEAEASATCYLETS comes from the coding sequence TTCCAGAAAGAGATCAACTTTCGATATGGGTTTCAGCGATAACTTCGGTTTAGAGCTTCCCGGAGAGAATGCGAGCTATGATTCTTCCCGAGTTGATTACGCTCTGCTCGCGGAGTGGCTACAGGCTTCAAACGGGATGCGGCTAATCAAAAGGATTCACGCGATGGCCTTGAAGTGTTTCGACGATCAAGTGATCTACTTCGGTAACAATTTGATTAGTGCTTGTGTGAGGCTTGGCGATTTGGTTTATGCACGTAAAGTGTTCGACAGTATGCCTGAGAGAAACACTGTTACTTGGACCGCGATGATAGATGGGTACTTGAAGTACGGTCTCGAAGATGAGGCGTTTTCGCTGTTTGAGGATTACGTGAAGCATGGGATTCGTTATACTAACGGGAGGATGTTTGTGTGTCTGTTGAATCTGTGTAGTAGGAGACCAGAGTTTGAGCTAGGGAGGCAGGTTCACGGTAGTATGGTGAAAGTTAGAGTGGAGAATCTCATTGTTGAGAGCTCTCTCGTTTACTTTTACGCCCAGTGCGGTGAGTTGACGAGTGCGTTACGAGCTTTTGATATGATGGAGGAGAAGGATGTGATATCTTGGACGGCTGTTATATCCGCTTGTTCGAGAAAAGGGCATGGGAACAAAGCTATAGTTATGTTTATCGGAATGTTGGAGCATGGGTTTTTGCCTAATGAGTTTACGGTGTGTAGTATCTTGAAGGCTTGTAGTGAGGAGAAAGCGTTGAGATTTGGGAGGCAAGTGCACAGCTTGGTGGTTAAGAAGATGATTAAGAAAGATGTTTTTGTAGGAACTTCGTTAATGGACATGTATGCTAAGTGTGGGGAGATTTCAGATTGTAGGAAAGTGTTTGATGGGATGAGCAATAGAAACACGGTCACGTGGACTTCGATAATCGCTGCACATGCTCGAGAAGGTTTTGGAGAGGATGCTATTAGCCTCTTTAGGGTGATGAAGAGGCGGCATTTGATAGCTAACAATCTGACAGTGGTAAGCATCCTTAGAGCGTGTGGATCTGTTGGGGCTTTACTGTTGGGGAAGGAGCTTCATGCTCAGATCATTAAGAACTCGATCGAAAAGAATGTCTACATAGGGAGTACTTTGGTTTGGCTGTACTGTAAATGCGGAGAGTCTCGTGACGCTTTCAATGTTCTTCAGCAGTTGCCATCCAGAGATGTGGTTTCATGGACAGCTATGATCTCTGGATGTTCGAGCTTAGGACACGAAGCAGAAGCGCTGGACTTCTTGAAAGAGATGATTCAGGACGGTGTGGAGCCAAACCCGTTTACATACTCCTCGGCTTTGAAAGCTTGTGCTAACTCAGAAGCTCTTCTTATCGGCAGATCAATCCATTCCATTGCGGAGAAGAATCATGCTCTGTCGAATGTCTTTGTGGGAAGTGCTTTGAttcatatgtatgcaaaatgtgGGTTTGTCTCTGAAGCTTTTAGGGTATTCGACAGTATGCCTGAGAAGAACTTGGTCTCATGGAAGGCGATGATAATGGGCTATGCGAGGAATGGGTTTTGCAGGGAAGCGTTGAAGCTAATGTATAGAATGGAGGCAGAGGGGTTTGAGGTTGATGATTATATATTTGCAACAATTCTATCTACTTGTGGGGATATTGAGTTAGATGAAGCTGAAGCTTCTGCAACTTGTTACTTGGAGACCTCTTGA